The Primulina huaijiensis isolate GDHJ02 chromosome 12, ASM1229523v2, whole genome shotgun sequence genome has a window encoding:
- the LOC140989867 gene encoding uncharacterized protein: MTSREDVDVDDDFSEIYRAYTGPLGSNANNAPDNTTTNKRCHMGSDEEEGARDPNAVPTDFTSREAKVWEAKSKATEKNWKKRKEEEMICKICGESGHFTQGCPSTLGAHRKSQDFFERVPARDPHVKALLSEKAVNKIEKDIGCKIKIEEKFIIVSGKDRLILKKGVDAVHKIKEEGKSKGIHKFPEEAEHKVSSGSPISWSRSPERRSPATSRLGRTDSQKSRHSPHNLAHNPNKYGRLEKFVEDRVREDLLKLSSGSPQASGNDGGRGRARRSKSSARPSVIGNTYNSFDGHNQNRGGYKTTDGWNLDEGEANLQLSHNVDHSSFPQTLEELESEYKREAMDLARLRDKEEDEENYRHREAVREIRESYIKNVAVLKDTHAKLWEEFIQLEGQRRQQQAHHRVPVSGFDGYPSFQDFDNSTGNLHHAGPSVPVDSRGRYQSAVESYPSSRPPDTYVEVQRHRRDDFGKAYNRY; encoded by the exons ATGACCAGTAGAGAAGACGTAGATGTGGACGACGACTTTAGTGAAATATACAGAGCATATACTGGTCCTCTGGGATCTAATGCAAACAATGCACCAGacaatacaacaacaaataAACGATGTCATATGGGTTCGGATGAAGAAGAGGGAGCCCGTGACCCAAACGCCGTCCCAACAGATTTTACTAGCCGAGAAGCAAAGGTTTGGGAGGCTAAATCTAAAGCTACTGAAAAGAACTGGAAGAAAAGGAAAGAGGAAGAAATGATCTGTAAAATATGTGGTGAATCAGGCCACTTCACACAG GGCTGCCCATCTACGCTTGGAGCTCATCGCAAGTCTCAAGATTTCTTTGAAAGGGTTCCTGCAAGAGATCCTCATGTCAAAGCATTACTCTCTGAAAAGGCGGTCAATAAAATTGAGAAGGATATTGGTTGTAAAatcaaaatagaagaaaaatttatcaTTGTTAGCGGCAAGGATAGGCTAATCTTGAAAAAAGGTGTCGATGCAGTTCATAAAATTAAAGAAGAGGGAAAATCTAAGGGTATTCATAAATTCCCAGAGGAGGCTGAGCACAAAGTTTCTTCTGGTTCCCCTATTTCCTGGTCCAGGTCACCTGAACGTAGAAGTCCTGCTACTTCTCGATTAGGAAGAACTGATTCCCAAAAGTCTCGTCACAGCCCTCATAATTTAGCACATAACCCAAACAAGTATGGAAGACTGGAAAAATTTGTGGAAGACCGTGTTCGTGAAGATTTGCTGAAATTGTCGAGTGGCTCTCCCCAAg CTTCTGGTAATGATGGAGGTAGAGGTCGAGCTAGGCGTTCAAAGTCTTCTGCACGCCCTTCTGTCATTGGAAACACCTATAATTCATTTGATGGTCATAATCAAAACAGAGGTGGCTACAAGACGACCGATGGATGGAATCTCGACGAAGGTGAAGCTAACTTACAATTGAGTCATAACGTTGACCACTCTTCTTTCCCTCAAACATTGGAAGAATTAGAATCGGAATACAAAAGGGAGGCAATGGATCTTGCTAGACTCCGCGACAAAGAAGAAGATGAGGAAAATTACAGGCATCGTGAG gCTGTTAGGGAAATCAGGGAGAGTTACATAAAAAATGTGGCTGTGCTTAAGGATACACATGCAAAATTGTGGGAAGAGTTTATTCAACTTGAAGGTCAAAGGAGACAGCAACAAGCACACCACCGCGTTCCAGTTTCTGGGTTTGATGGTTACCCAAGCTTTCAAGATTTTGATAATTCAACTGGTAATCTTCATCATGCTGGACCAAGTGTACCAGTGGATTCTAGGGGCAGGTACCAAAGCGCCGTGGAAAGTTATCCTTCTTCTAGACCTCCTGACACATATGTTGAAGTTCAGCGTCACAGGCGCGATGATTTTGGGAAAGCCTATAATCGATACTAA